Below is a genomic region from Pseudochaenichthys georgianus chromosome 13, fPseGeo1.2, whole genome shotgun sequence.
TGCGGAGGTATGGCTCTCTGCTCCTCTGGTTCAACTTGTTCCACGGCTTGTGTCGAGACAGACTGTCACTCAATATTCCCTGTTACACGCAGACAGAGAATGGCTCAGACATGCAACCACTGAAGAGTAAAAGCAGAGAAGGGCACACACACAATCCTTTCCTTTGGCTGCGCCCCGCCTCACCTCTTTGGAGTCCTCCTGCATGTGGTTGTCCTCTCCCGTCTGGCTGACTGCGGCCCTGCGGGGGTCCGTGTGCATGTTGCTCCACCACTGCTCTCTCCAGTAACCCACTCCTCCAGAACTTCCAGAGCGGCCGGACCCTTCAGAGCTCCGACCCAGCCTGAGAGCTCCCTCAACAGACAGGTCCATCCCTGAAGAACCCCTGCCCTCTCTCTTCACGCTGGAGCTGAAGTCCAGGATGGGAGATGGGGATGAGGGGGAGGACAAGAAGGAGCTGCTGGGCTTCTTGAGGGAGAGTGCCAGGGGGTTGTAAGGGGGAAGGGGAGCGGTCAGCGAGGAGTTTAGGAAGTCCCTCTGTGATAGTAGTGAGGAGGAAGACGAAGATGACGCTTTGAGGAGGGGCTCCATTGCAGTTTGTTGGGCCTCCATCTCTCTGCGCGCTTGCTCTAGGATGGAGCGGATAGCCTCATCTGACCCGtggccccctcctcctcccatgCCGCCCATGCCACCCAGGCCGCCCATGCCGCCCCCGCCTTTCAGTCCTGTGTATGAAGGCTGAGCATGGGACAAGTCTGTGGAGGGAGGAGAAAGAAAGGGCATCATAAGTCACACCGAGAAACACTCACAGCCACAATACATCATCTTCAATGCCTCAAGTCCCCTGGAGAGGAGAAGAAAACTGCGACTCACCAGCTTTCTGCACCTGCAGCTCTCTTTTGGCCTGCTCCAGAATGGACTTGATAGCCTCATCCGAACCAGCCTCTGGGGTGCGGACCCGGGCGGTAATGTTACCTGGAAGGAAGAGAAGAGGGAATGGGAGGAGGTGAACATTCATGTCAGATTTGGAAGCAGAGATTACCAAGCACAGAGCAGGTGAAGAGATCAATAACAGTCGATATAAGAACATTGAATAATGACACCATAGCACAACGAACAACATTCCCACCACTGAGCGACAAGGCAACTACACTGAAGGGTTTCTCATCTTTTCTCTGGTCCCTTTGGagcgcacacatgcacacgtgCTACAGGGTTTGTTTAGTAAATGCTCCCCACAGAATAACAACTATCAATAAAATCCCTAAATACACATGCTGGCTTCTGCTTTGACGCAAGTCACTGGAACTGTGCGGTTACCTTCAaggcacacacatatatatatgcatGCCTCCCACAAGTTAATAAATGCcaactcacatacacacacgcacacatcatAGACACGGTTCACCCCAACACGAACATGCCACACAGACAGAACGTGCTCAAATCTGTTTGTGTAAGGGGACAGACCTGTGTGTGAAGCTGTATTGGAGAGGGCTCTCCGCTTCGGAACATCCTGAAACATTCGGCTAAGCTGGGGCTGGCCTGAGCCCTCTGTTAAAAACAATATACCACACACTATGTTACAGCTCTGGTGTGTTTTTATCGTCTTTTACCGCTAGACTATATGGTGCCCTATAATCCTGTGCAAATATATGGAATTTTGTTGGGACTTCCATCCAGTGCACATTATAGTACCATAAATGCATTGATCTTTAGCATCTGTGGCCCCTAGTAGAACTCGACCTCTATCGGGAATTATAAAGAAGTGCAAAATAGTGAGagataaaataatttaaaagagAAGTGTTAAACAGGGACATACTAACTGCAGCCTTATTTTTAACGCATTCTTTTTTTTCTAGTACTAGGGTGGTTATATTTGTGTGTACCACTGAGACCACCTTCAATCACAAATGTCCTGACGCGTTAACAAAAGCAAGCCCAGGCTAATCGAATCTACCCGTAGTTAACAGTACCCTTGCCTTCCTCCTGGTTCCCACGATCAATACTATTGATGTGTGAAAGGTTTCTTTATTGACCACGATAGCTAGGAGAGGCTCTTGGGATCGGTGCGTGACTAGGAACTCACTGAAAACACACAGGTGTGGCACAGGATGGGAGTtaggaaagagaaagaaaaatatAAAGCTAGTCCATATTGACAAGCAAATCAATGGCTCTGTGCAGGGCTGTACACACATGCAAGacatacacgcacgcacacacacacacacacacacacacacacacacacacacacactcacacacattaaAGATACACTGACTCACCTCTCTGCCGTCCCTGGATGCTGCGCAGTGCGAGGATGTTTTGCTCATCGGCGAGGAACTGCCTCATCTTGTGGAAAGGCTCTTTCCCCCGGATGGTTAGCTTGTTCCACGGCTTCGGTCTGGCCAGGATCTCGCTCACCGATCCTTGGGACAGTCCCAGCACATAGTGGCCAAACACTCGCTGGCCAATGTTGTGCTTGATCAGCTGCTCTTTCACCTGTCGGGCAATCTCACCCGTGTCCATGTCCTCCCCGTCCAAAATACTTCCCGTGGTGGCCTCAGAGTGGCTGGGTGACGGGGACGGGGCACTGCCAGCGGTGCTGCTCCCATTCACAGGAGCCATGTCTGGGCTGGCTGGAGGTGGCTGGGGGCTGCTGGCCGCCAGAGGGATGGCAGCTGACCCAGAGCCTGGGGTGGAGGTAGGGATGGAGCTGAGGGTTGGAGTGAAGGGCGTGAACAGCAGAGCGCCACTGGGGATCCCAGACGACTCCTGCAAGGCTTTGGAGTAGAAGGTCTGAAGCAGCTGCCGCTGGATCAGGGAGTTCAAAGCCATCTTACCACCCACCAGAGGGAACACAGGGGAGTAGAAATCCTGTCCAATGCCCGTAGGACTGAAAGGGTGCGCTTCGCCACTGCTGGTGTTGGTGGCAGTGTTTAGGGTGTCCGTCTTAGTGCGAGACAGGGGGAACTGGGAGGAGGAaggaagagagggagggggagaaGGGGGCGAGGAAGAGGGATCGCTGGGCATGGTCTCCTCCTTCGTTGTGGACTCTTCTGTCCCTTTCCGCCCGGCTGACCCTACAAGAAAGGTCAAACACACCATGCATTATGGGGGGGTCAACAAAAAAGGGGTtccaaaagagagagaaaaaaaataacaaaagttATCTTAATCAAGTCTTTTCCAAATTAGTGAactttgttttccttttttgcCAAGCCCCCCAGACAAAGTGCCCATGCATTTGTGATTTCAACCTTTCTTGTAAGACACAGCctggaagaaaaaaaaggacaaacaaaaacatttgacaCTGTGCCACTGAGGCAGATTAGCTTGGCCCAGGGCTCaggctccctctctccctctctcactctctcgcagGCAAAGTGGAAGTAAGTGGACAGGGTACAATGATCCACAGATAGCCAATACAGCATGCAAGTCCTCATCCACGATGTTGCCGCTCGTAGATGCAGTATCAGAGTCTTTCATTAAAAATACATCCAGGTGAAAACAGAGCAATACAACTGAATTGAAAAACAGTGTTTATGGCTGAACAGAAAACGCATGTCACTAAAAAACAGTGACTACACAGCTCTGCTGACTCTTAGGCCTTACTTCACCTCTTTCCTCAATGGGTAGACATTCATACATTcaccaaaacaaaaagaaagataAACTGAATTTACTCAGCCTTTTAACTACTAGAACCCATCTTGATGGAAGCGCTGGGAGAAATAATATTCTAATGCATAACCATTGAGACATGATTGAGTAAGACAGTAAGCAACCCTTACTGTGAATGTTAATCAATTCAAAGCTATTCAACTATTCAAGCCTAAAGCTATGACATTTCAAACGTATAAACACTGTTGCAGAGGGCAAGATTCTCGATCTCGGGGCGAACGTTCGGTGTCCTCGATTTTGTGTACTGCAACTTTGTTATGGTTCAGGCTGACCTCCTGCTGCGGTATTCAAAGATACCAGAAACGTTCTTCCTCTCCATGATGTGAGTGACTAAAGCAACGACATTTCTGTACCAGGATTACACCTTTTACTGTGGACCAAATGTTGCAAATCATTTCCCAAAACATTATTAGATGGTTAAGTATTCTCAGAGAAACAGAATCTATAGGCATACATTAAGTATGTATACATTAAACTGCTATCTCTTGTTATAGCTGTACCTGCACAGCCTTACCTGCAGCTGGCCCCTCATCTAAGCTCCAATAAACACTGGACTCCCATTCTGTTGGCATGTTGTGCTGGTCTACGTGAAGGTTTTTGGGAAGACAGACTGGGCAGTGTTGATGTACCGGCCCTTACTATAACCGTACATGTTGGCAGACTTACCACTGAGCTCAGAGTTGGCGATGCGCAGAGCGGCGCTCTCAGATTGAAGACTGCGGTTCCTCTCCAGCAACAGCACCTCCAGAGGTTTGGAGGAGTCCTGGTTCAAAGTGAAATTGTATGATTTGTTTCATCATTATTTAAATAACTATTGCTACAAAATTATGTGAAGGTATATTGTAACTGTAACCTTTACCTGCATAGAGTCAGATGTCCCAAACTCCATGGACTTGAGGATGCTGAGGagagagaaaatacacatgaaccTCCTACTAAAGAAACACATCGACAGTGCTAGCTTTTCTATTTGTATCTCTTCGAGGATAAGAAAGAATGGAAGGGCAGACACACATCATGTTTAACATTGTTAAGACATCAGACTAATGCAATATATATGTCTGTGTGTACTCCTCTACGTGTGTTCTCCTCACCTCAGCTCCTTCTTCACCTCCTCATAGTCAGCTTGCTTAAGCACTTTCTCCTCCAATTCCTGTAGATAAATGACATGGAAATGAATTAAATAGTTCATAAAATAAGCGAAAATTAATATTTAAAATCAATCTAATGACAAACTAAAAACTGCAGCGGTGTTTCCTGGTTGTACCTTGAGAGTGGCAGTCTTGCTGCTGAGCTGCTCCTCCAGCTGTGCGATCTGAGAGCTGGTGGTCTCTCGGAGTTTGGTCAGGCTGGCCTGCAGTCTCTGGACGTCCTCCACCAGCTGGGCTGTCTCCCTTTCTTTGGCCCGTAGCTCCGCCTCCTGACTTGAGTTGGATGCCCCCTCCGTCTGCTGTTCCATAAAGCCAAATAGAAAGCAATTTAATCAAATGAGCAAAATAAAACTAATACCACAGCCAGATGAAGTCCTGCTTTCAGATACTTTCAAACAATCATTACAGAAATCATTACAGAAATCATTACCGAAGCGGGTCAATGTACTGATTATTGTTTCAAAAGGTCTTTCCTTTAGATCAATACATATTTGTGATGCGTTAATTAATAACGACCACCCAAAATTGAGGATCAATGAAGCAAATACTTTGGTGTGGCCGTCTGTCACCAACTAAACTTCACCTCAGCAGTCGTTGAATTGACCCAATAAATGAGTAAATCAATACACCAATCACTTATAGCCACCCTGGCAACCTTTCCTTTGCAAATCAATACACCATTGATGACACCGATGTGTGACCTTTAAGATAAGTTGATCGCCTCTAGCATAAAAAAGGCCCAGCTGATCTTTAGACTATCAATTCCTATTTGTCAGCCATGCAGTAAATCAGAGTGTCAGAGATGTGTTACCGTGTCGGGGTCGGCCTTGGCCGGGCTGCCCAGCAGGGATTGGCTGCTCAAGGACACCTGCTCTCTGAGCGAGTCCATGTCGCGCTGAGCTGCCTCTGCTCgctgggaggagaggaggataaGTTTAGGGAAAATCCACAAGAGGTTCAAACATTGTCATAAATGATCGATCTAATGGTCAATTAAAAGCTAATGTTCTTTTTTGGCATACACACATGAGCAAGAGCAATTGAAAACCAATCCAAAACATTTACAGGGAGAGAGCGTCATGTGTAGCAACTTAATGTACTTTGGAGGTTGATGTTGGTGATGAAACGTTACTAATAATTAGCTCAACATTTGTTTTCAGGCTCGGCAAAGTAAACGGATGAATGGACTACACTGCACAAGGGTTTGGCATACCAAATAGGGAATCAGATTGAAGGAGTAAACGTTTCAAATAGACCACCACCTTCTAACGGCCTACTGTGCGTCTTTATGGAAAGGAAGTCCACCCCATCGCAGCAAAAACAAACATGCACTACAAAGTGGAGGGAGGGCAGAGAGAACGCAAAGTAAGTGTGTGATGATGGAGGAGGGGGGATTTTTCCTTAATTGAAAATATTAAATGAGTCCTGGGATAGAGATACCCGCTGCTTTGTGTTTATGGCCAAACCGCCAAGCTCCAGTTGAGAATCATCTGCAACACCGGCCAACTTGCCATCATTAAGAGTCACAGGGAGCCGATTCCACACTGTTCCTAATTGCAACCATATTGAGAGCGGTTATTGACTGGGTGGGAATTGGACTGTTTGATGTAAGAGAGAAATCCTGTTTTCCATTTTCTCTTTATAAAAGCGTATAAAAAGTCTGACTGAGCTGGAGGCCATGCTGTCATCCTCTGTAAACCTCAAATCAGAAGTgtgaatagtgtgtgtgtggcattatAGTTGGAGCGCTAACCTTTAGGCTAATATTAACATTACATGCCTATGCTACCCCTTTAGCCACAAATCATATTCTTGGGCTAATAATGAAAGTTAACAACAATGACATTAACAGATACCACAGGAATGTTTACAACACAAGGGCAGAGAGCACGCCAGGGGGCTTATTTCAGCAGGGTGGGTTTCTAGGTGTGTATTAAACATGTAAAACAAACAGCAGCCCTCACAGTAAGAAGTCACTATTTGTTCATGGAAGCCACATTTCATAGATTCTGAAGAGACGGATAATTATATTTTAACGGATAAGCCTGTGGATATTCTATGTTGATGGTTTTCtgaaacatatttgatttaaaataagaTCCAAACCACCAGTGTGTAGTCCATCAATCAATACTTAAAAGTAGAATGTCGTTTCAAACAAACGCAACTCAAACAGGAGTAAATAGTGCTTACGTCGAGGACTACTTTAACAACCAAATGAAAACATGCTTGCTGTTCTAGTGGATATATACAACAGCATGATGGTGTACGTGGGATTGACtacacaaataaacaaaactGCAGTTCCCATGTTTAACCTTTTAAAAACAGGAACACGTCACCCAGTGCAACTTTGTGGCTTACTAATGTGTTTTTAACGTTGTTTTGGACAACAATGGAGCTCTTTGTCTCAGAGCAATCAGCAAAATAAGACCTTTCAAAGACATTTGAAAAAAATTTGGTTTCGGTCTTTTTGTGAAATTTGTTGACGGTAAGAAAAAAAATAGAATATCACTAGAATCTCTATATAAAATGTACATGCATCAATTTAAACACATTTCTCTCAGTTTATTTGTctatattttaataatacaaatattgaagGATAGTGGGACGGAGTATTTGAACAATGCTGTGTAAAAATGTTCAGCTATGAAGTTTACCTGATTGGCTCTTTCCAGGTCTGTCATCACCATCTCAATCTCATCGGCCCTGAGAAAGACATGTACTGTTAAAACACAGGAAGTGACAGCGCTTGTAACAAATTCAAAACAAATATGAAAGAATGGATAAATGGACAGATGAATCCCAGGAAGTACACTCTGCACACATCACGTGTGAGTGCAATTGTTTAGAGAACTCATTTAGGAGGCTGATGCCGTGTCCATTAAGCTACAGTCTAAATTTCACCTTAATCCATCGATTGTGAACTCCATAACCCAAACAGCTTGTATGTGTGCATGCATcgatgtatttgtgtgtgtgtgtgcgcatgtaaGCCCCTAAACCCAGGCTACACTAAAACAGAGGGATTACATTAATAGAGCTCTAAGTCCTAATACAGCCGACTAATCTGCTATGAAGCTGTGTGATTGTGTCTGACTAATGGTCTGGATAGGGGCCATGGTTCACCTCTCACTTGCTAGAGGTCACACAGCAAGAATACATCCCCATAATACCACCTCTTTCTgaacttgaaaaaaaaaaatgtataaccCTCTTTCATGAGTGACGTGAAACCCTGTCACTTAACAATGAATGAAAGCAAACTTTGAAAGTCAATTTCTTCCAAGACTTACAAAAAGCATAGGTATGCACCATGGTTAAACAATAAGATGGCCCTTTCTGCTAATGAGTTGTGAGTCAGCGTGCGTTCCAGGATAAATGTTGAATACATTTTGCCGTATAAGGTTACAACAAAAAAATGCATGAACATGTTTGTGTTGAATGCCGTGCAAAGACACAGTGTGTGCATGAGTTTTTATTCAAGACATTATATGTTGATAAGAACACAAGAGTGGCATTGAGTTCAAAGATGTGAGCGCATATGTGCACCGCCATGTCCATTAAGACCTTTTGATTTCCCTGCAATCTTTTGATAGTGAACCCAATAACCCACGCAGcttttgtatttgtgtgtcaCAGTATGAGAAACAGCGTTATGTCCCATAGGCTTGAGTACTACCgatttaaatatgtttaacaaaACAGACACAGTTGATATTAGGTCAACATTGTGCCACAGGCAATGCAGCAAAAAGAATCAGATGTGGGAGGGAGAGCTTTTCACTCTACGCTGTTATTCTTTCCCTTACAGTTAAAAGGATCTAGTATGCATTTAAGCAACATTATAATACACTACCTCGGCGGCTTTTATCCTGTCTTAAGCTATAGTGTGCGCGCTCATTcgcactcacgcacacacaaatgtagggTCAGAGAGCCAACAAGCCAGAAAAGCTTGTAATGGAGAGCGTTTATGGGCAGTAATGCAGCCCAAATACACCACCGCTCCTGCTCCAAATGTGATCATTTAATCAAAGTACAGATGCACAAAGTCTTCTTAAATAACCTTTGGATTTGGCTGTATTTGGGAATTATAAAAGGCAAAGCTAGAGGCTGAGGGCCAAAGCAGATCACAGGGAAGGGATTTTCTCCATATCCTGATACAGTCAGTCAGTCGCTGCGCCGGGCAGGAACTGTCCTTGGCCAGCTGATGCTGGAATTAATTCAAACACTAAACAGTAAAGGGAGTGTCCTTATTAATGGtaaacatctgatttaaatccACTAAAACACACCTACACGGCTTAATATAGCAGCCACAGGGAGGAGCTATAGAGCAGACGCACAGCTGCACTGGAAAATCACATAGACAAACAACACGCTTTTGTATCATGAAAGCCAATGGCTGCACAAGTGACATCAGTGAGCACTGTAGGACTTCAGAACAAGCCCAGAGCCTCTAAGCCCCTACTGTACTTCCTCTATCGCAGACAGGCCTTTTCATCTCTTATCATCTTCTCTCGCTTGCTCCTCACTCAACCCTCCTTTTCACCCTCTGCCTGCCTTCCTCAACCCGTTCCCCTCCACTTTTCCTCCTTTCATCTTTTTTCCCCCCTTTCCACCTCCCCTCTCTCATCTTTCGCCCTCTCTTCCTCGGCCTCTGTCCTCAGTGCCAGCAGGATATTCCCCTGATTTAGATTTTCATTTCCCTCCTCTATCACACTCTTATCCCCTCTTCCTCGCTGGAGCCTCCAGCCTCTGACTCGCTTTTTGCCCTCTAGCTTTCATCACTCCATTCCTTTTCTTTCCTTAGCTTTCTCCACATTGCGTTTTCACAGCGTGTTACCTTGGGGATTTCAAGGAGGCTTAAAAAGAAGCTAGCTGTGAGAGTGTGTCTGCATGTTGTGCGccattttgtgtttgtttgtggtgGACACAGGCAACAGTCAAAAGGCTTTTCTTTCTTAATTATcagaaatgtaatgtttttcccCAAAATGTTatcagtccacacacacacacacacacacacacacacacacacacacacacacacacacacacacacacacacacacacacacacacaccacacacacacacacacacacacacacacacacacacacacacacacaccacacacacacacacacacacacacacacacacacacacacacacacacacacaccacacacacacacacacagcacacacacacacaccacacacacacacacacaccagcacacacacacaccacacacacacacacacatatatatataatcctTTTTGTATTTGGATCAATATATCATTAATCTTTAACAGGGACTAAACGGGTAAAATGCGGCCAGCCAGACCCTCACagcgcaaacacacacaggggGCTACGCTACATCGGCAGGCCCGCCTCCCGCTGCCGCTCACACACTCCGGGCACTGCAACATCGACCAAATTCTCTCTGAGTGTGTACGtccgtgtctgagtgtgtgtaaatgtattttaaaaggCAGATTACCCGAATGCAGCAGGAGGATGGGGGATTTGTCACGCAATGTCCTCCTTAGTGGAAAGTTTAgagctgaagtgtgtgtgtatgtgtggaaaAAGTGCATGATATGTATGGAGTTTGCGTTTTGCAGGGCCAAAATATATGCAGTCGAAGGGTTAAAAGTTGTGTTCAGCCAAACACTGGCGATTTGCTCAGCCAAGCAGTAAACGGGGGAAGGACTCCAAGGACTGGGAGGGTGCAGGGTTAGAGAGGGTTTGTGTGTGCTTTAAAGCGTTGCATTAAAATTTCAGATCACAGCACGCCACATAGTCAAGGACCCTGACTGCCTCAGgctc
It encodes:
- the cux1b gene encoding cut-like homeobox 1b isoform X4, with protein sequence MLFTDKLKELDATATQLANRQDESEQSRKKLIDLSREFKKNTPEDFRKQVAPLLKSFQGEIDALSKRSKEAEAAFLNVYKKIIDVPDPVPVLELAQQLQLKLQRMHDIETENTKLRETLEDYNKEFAEVKNQEVTIKALKEKIREYEQSLKNQAENLAQEKQLQLHNDYAEKERKLQESQDSMSSRLEESEHKAQSLQTALETTQAELFDLKTKYDEESTAKADEIEMVMTDLERANQRAEAAQRDMDSLREQVSLSSQSLLGSPAKADPDTQTEGASNSSQEAELRAKERETAQLVEDVQRLQASLTKLRETTSSQIAQLEEQLSSKTATLKELEEKVLKQADYEEVKKELSILKSMEFGTSDSMQDSSKPLEVLLLERNRSLQSESAALRIANSELSGSAGRKGTEESTTKEETMPSDPSSSPPSPPPSLPSSSQFPLSRTKTDTLNTATNTSSGEAHPFSPTGIGQDFYSPVFPLVGGKMALNSLIQRQLLQTFYSKALQESSGIPSGALLFTPFTPTLSSIPTSTPGSGSAAIPLAASSPQPPPASPDMAPVNGSSTAGSAPSPSPSHSEATTGSILDGEDMDTGEIARQVKEQLIKHNIGQRVFGHYVLGLSQGSVSEILARPKPWNKLTIRGKEPFHKMRQFLADEQNILALRSIQGRQRGNITARVRTPEAGSDEAIKSILEQAKRELQVQKADLSHAQPSYTGLKGGGGMGGLGGMGGMGGGGGHGSDEAIRSILEQARREMEAQQTAMEPLLKASSSSSSSLLSQRDFLNSSLTAPLPPYNPLALSLKKPSSSFLSSPSSPSPILDFSSSVKREGRGSSGMDLSVEGALRLGRSSEGSGRSGSSGGVGYWREQWWSNMHTDPRRAAVSQTGEDNHMQEDSKEGILSDSLSRHKPWNKLNQRSREPYLRMQPWLNGDQGQNAHIQPAQHQAEGTPKTSASCSPAPESPLSSAEESVNGLGGDPLASQSSSLKPASEDPSGGESQPGTPLPVPGHSGLSIQEMVAMSVELDTYAITKKVKEVLTDNNLGQRLFGETILGLTQGSVSDLLARPKPWHKLSLKGREPFVRMQLWIQDPHSVEKLMDMKRLEKKAYMKRRLSSLSDSHPVDVGLVGQDYMQGSQSPVHQHLKKARVVLGPEEKEALKRAYQQKPYPSPKTIEELASQLNLKTSTVINWFHNYRSRIRRELFIEEIQAAGGLVGHGSEGGSPSLRGSKSGEGDSCDGTESEGTVETRQGLGMGLEDHRGACKDDMEVESEAGGSNNSPDQLDCTGPGSSCGLGLFSLTEASSSGSASSTNIPASGPARNPRDNNLRKKKAANLNNIIHRLEKAASKEDPSEWEF